The following are from one region of the Stanieria sp. NIES-3757 genome:
- a CDS encoding Phosphoesterase HXTX, protein MVNQTKQLYFIALLPPAEIQTVVNEIKQHFATVYNSQAALKSPPHVTLQPPFHWAKEKLPDLEKVVAEFVKSESAIPMILDGFSAFRPRVIYVNVLKTPELLTIQTKLTNHLESTLGIVHRAAKTRPFAPHMTVGFKDLTKTNFYQAWKEFKEQKIYFQFTVSNLTLLTHNGRYWEIYREFLLAE, encoded by the coding sequence GTGGTAAATCAAACTAAACAATTATATTTTATTGCTTTACTACCTCCAGCAGAAATACAAACAGTAGTAAATGAAATAAAACAACATTTTGCTACAGTTTATAATAGTCAAGCTGCTTTAAAATCTCCTCCTCATGTCACTTTGCAGCCTCCTTTTCACTGGGCAAAAGAGAAGTTACCAGATTTAGAAAAAGTTGTAGCAGAATTTGTCAAGTCCGAATCAGCTATTCCTATGATTTTGGATGGTTTTAGCGCGTTTCGTCCACGAGTTATTTATGTCAATGTACTGAAAACTCCAGAATTATTAACAATTCAAACTAAGTTAACAAATCATTTAGAATCGACTTTGGGCATTGTCCATCGGGCTGCTAAAACTCGTCCTTTTGCTCCTCACATGACGGTTGGATTTAAAGATTTAACTAAAACTAATTTCTATCAAGCTTGGAAAGAATTTAAGGAACAAAAAATTTATTTTCAATTTACTGTATCTAACTTAACTCTTCTTACCCATAATGGTAGATATTGGGAAATATATCGAGAGTTTTTGTTAGCAGAATAA
- a CDS encoding phosphomethylpyrimidine kinase has product MTKVALTIAGSDSGGGAGVQADLRTFAFHCVHGASALTCVTAQNTLGVTGVEAISVAMVIGQIEAVLQDLEVNAVKTGMLLNGTIIEAVAQQLKQWHLTQLVVDPVMVSRTGAKLLDQQAIDSLKQLLIPQALIVTPNRYEAQLLSEMEINTIEDMKQAANKIHQNLRAKVVLVKGGGMSGSLKGVDVWFDGNEYELLRETIVDTKNTHGTGCTLSAAIAANLALGKDLFSAVQAAKNYVTTALQHSLNLGAGNGPVGHFFPLLS; this is encoded by the coding sequence ATGACCAAGGTTGCCCTGACGATCGCTGGTTCTGATAGTGGTGGAGGTGCAGGAGTTCAAGCCGATCTAAGAACTTTTGCTTTTCACTGTGTTCATGGTGCCAGTGCGCTTACTTGTGTGACAGCACAAAATACCCTGGGAGTCACTGGAGTGGAAGCAATCTCTGTAGCAATGGTGATTGGGCAAATTGAAGCTGTTTTACAAGATCTTGAGGTCAATGCAGTTAAAACGGGGATGTTGCTTAATGGCACAATTATTGAAGCGGTAGCGCAGCAGCTTAAACAATGGCATCTTACCCAATTGGTAGTCGATCCCGTGATGGTTTCTCGTACAGGAGCAAAATTGCTCGATCAACAAGCTATCGACAGCTTAAAACAACTTTTAATTCCTCAAGCTTTAATAGTTACTCCTAATCGTTATGAAGCTCAGTTATTGAGTGAGATGGAGATTAATACCATTGAAGATATGAAACAAGCAGCTAACAAAATTCATCAGAATTTGCGAGCTAAAGTGGTTTTAGTTAAAGGAGGAGGAATGTCAGGTAGTTTAAAAGGAGTTGATGTTTGGTTTGATGGGAATGAATATGAGTTGTTGCGCGAAACGATTGTAGACACTAAAAACACCCATGGCACTGGCTGTACTCTTTCTGCTGCGATCGCTGCTAATCTAGCCTTGGGAAAAGATTTGTTTTCCGCCGTTCAAGCAGCTAAAAATTATGTTACCACTGCTCTACAACATAGTTTAAATCTTGGTGCTGGTAATGGTCCGGTCGGACATTTTTTTCCTTTACTTTCCTAA
- a CDS encoding chromosome segregation and condensation protein, ScpB: MKLATKIEAILYIKGQPLSLEEIFSCLGCELTEGEAQSERDLIQEALIELMNDYAHRDSALEIVETTAGYSLQLRAAYKNLLQELVPAELGTGTLRTLAAIALKNPILQTELIELRGSSAYQQVAELVKLGFIRKRPQADGRSYWLEITDKFHQYFEIDEVQAGFVLQGQSTLDSEKELQANTPLS; encoded by the coding sequence TTGAAATTAGCAACTAAGATTGAGGCAATTCTTTATATCAAAGGACAACCTCTTTCTTTAGAGGAAATCTTTAGCTGTCTTGGTTGTGAGCTTACGGAAGGAGAAGCACAAAGTGAGCGCGATCTAATTCAAGAAGCTTTAATCGAGTTAATGAATGATTATGCTCACCGCGATAGTGCTTTAGAAATAGTAGAAACTACTGCTGGTTATAGCCTACAATTGAGAGCAGCTTATAAAAATTTACTCCAAGAATTAGTCCCTGCTGAATTAGGAACAGGCACATTAAGAACTTTAGCAGCGATCGCACTAAAAAATCCGATTTTGCAAACAGAATTAATCGAGCTACGTGGTAGTAGTGCTTATCAACAAGTTGCAGAACTGGTAAAATTAGGATTTATTCGTAAACGTCCTCAAGCTGATGGTCGTTCTTATTGGTTAGAAATAACTGATAAATTCCATCAGTACTTTGAAATAGACGAAGTCCAAGCAGGATTTGTTCTGCAAGGGCAGAGCACTTTAGACTCGGAAAAAGAGTTACAGGCAAATACCCCATTGTCATAG
- a CDS encoding CoA-binding domain protein yields the protein MIILVLSRSAFVSLLPNHRQALNKYMNLSSRSRVLIQGIDSPQATEYALQMKAYGTKIAAGISAGLGGETIAEIPVFDLVEDAIAAVGKVEATLIFVHPYQVLDAAKEALAAKIPRIILLTNGVPPLDLICLLQEAKKTDTLILGPGSSGIIIPEKISLGKLNPELYTSGKIGVISSSESLAYEVVLELNRVGLGQSFVVTIGNEPMIGSSFQQWLTILATDTNTEGIVLIGQPDSSQLEVANYCRNAKLKKPVIAYLVGLNAPKEKIYRDATTIIANQLSYSVSTDNKDNDIINALKQAGVLIAKCPSEIPVLLSKTLSTEKLAQKN from the coding sequence TTGATTATTTTAGTTCTTAGTCGATCTGCTTTTGTTTCTTTGTTACCTAACCATCGTCAAGCATTAAATAAATATATGAATTTGTCCTCACGCAGCCGAGTTTTAATCCAGGGAATTGATTCTCCTCAAGCTACTGAATATGCTCTTCAAATGAAAGCGTATGGAACTAAGATTGCGGCAGGGATTAGCGCAGGTTTGGGAGGGGAAACAATTGCAGAAATTCCCGTGTTCGATCTGGTCGAAGATGCGATCGCTGCGGTGGGGAAAGTTGAAGCAACTCTGATTTTTGTTCATCCTTATCAAGTACTGGATGCAGCTAAAGAAGCGTTGGCTGCTAAAATACCGCGTATTATTCTGTTAACTAATGGTGTTCCTCCTTTGGATTTGATTTGTCTCTTACAAGAAGCAAAGAAAACTGATACTTTAATTTTGGGACCGGGAAGCAGTGGAATTATTATTCCTGAAAAAATCAGTTTAGGTAAACTTAATCCTGAATTATATACTTCAGGCAAAATTGGCGTAATTAGTAGTAGCGAATCTTTAGCTTACGAAGTAGTTTTGGAGTTAAATCGAGTTGGCTTAGGACAATCGTTTGTAGTGACAATTGGCAATGAACCAATGATTGGTTCGAGTTTTCAACAGTGGTTAACAATCTTGGCAACAGACACTAATACCGAGGGAATAGTTTTAATTGGACAACCAGACTCAAGTCAGCTTGAAGTTGCTAATTATTGTCGTAATGCTAAGTTAAAAAAACCAGTCATTGCTTATTTAGTCGGATTAAACGCTCCCAAAGAAAAAATTTATCGAGATGCTACTACAATTATTGCCAATCAACTGTCGTATTCTGTTTCCACCGATAATAAAGACAATGACATTATTAATGCTTTAAAACAAGCAGGTGTTTTAATCGCCAAATGTCCTTCAGAAATTCCTGTTTTACTCTCCAAAACTCTATCAACTGAAAAGTTAGCTCAAAAAAATTAG
- a CDS encoding band 7 protein — MNTNSSNSWQPLLGGIIAALIVLIAFNSFVIINPGQAGVLRILGKAQNGALLEGLHVRPPLVSNVDIYDVTVQKFEVPAESSTKDLQDLKARFAINFRLDPMRIVEIRRKQGTLQNIVAKIIAPQTQESFKIAAARRTVEEAITQRSELKEDFDNALGSRLEKYGIIVLDTSVVDLTFSTEFAKAVEEKQIAEQKARRAVYVAKEAEQQAQAEINRAKGKAEAQRLLAETLKAQGGQLVLQKEAIEAWRQGGAQMPKVLVMDGDSKSNVPFLFNLGEVE, encoded by the coding sequence TTGAATACTAACTCATCCAATAGTTGGCAGCCTTTACTTGGTGGGATTATTGCTGCTTTAATTGTTTTGATTGCCTTTAATTCTTTTGTAATTATTAATCCAGGTCAAGCAGGAGTTCTTAGGATCTTAGGCAAAGCTCAAAATGGAGCGTTATTGGAAGGACTCCATGTCAGACCTCCTTTAGTTTCTAACGTGGATATCTATGACGTAACTGTGCAGAAATTTGAAGTTCCTGCGGAAAGTTCTACAAAAGATTTACAAGATTTGAAAGCTAGATTTGCCATTAACTTTCGTCTCGATCCGATGAGAATTGTAGAAATTAGAAGAAAACAAGGCACGCTACAAAATATCGTTGCTAAAATTATTGCTCCCCAAACTCAAGAATCTTTTAAAATCGCAGCAGCACGAAGAACGGTAGAAGAAGCTATTACCCAAAGAAGTGAACTAAAAGAAGATTTTGATAATGCGCTTGGTTCTCGTTTGGAAAAATACGGCATCATTGTTCTCGATACAAGTGTTGTGGATTTAACTTTTTCTACTGAATTTGCTAAGGCAGTCGAAGAAAAACAGATAGCTGAACAAAAAGCGAGAAGGGCTGTTTATGTGGCAAAAGAAGCGGAACAACAAGCTCAAGCAGAAATCAATCGTGCCAAAGGGAAAGCTGAAGCCCAAAGACTTTTAGCTGAAACTCTTAAAGCTCAAGGAGGACAATTAGTTCTACAAAAAGAAGCGATTGAAGCTTGGCGACAAGGAGGGGCGCAAATGCCTAAAGTCTTAGTAATGGATGGTGATTCTAAAAGTAACGTTCCTTTTCTGTTTAATTTAGGAGAAGTAGAATAA
- a CDS encoding ABC-2 type transporter superfamily protein: MKSQALTSLSQTISRRYSSSELKNILVDTLTIFWGEWLDLRARIAQIAATGLISPLIYIFAFGLGLGSTIDRSIEPSAGDNYLQFILPGMVALSSMTISFGGTTFSICGDRLFTQTFEELLLLPVHPLALHLGKMLAGILRGVMTATSVILVAILFTGKIGSFLNPLFLSLLILNCAVFAGLGVIVGLKVKSLESVGLYNNFLIVPMSFLGGTFFDPANLPGLLKVVVYCLPLTYTSTGLRAAAYLPLSQFPWYSIPILLIFAIALAWLGAYQFSHQQE; the protein is encoded by the coding sequence GTGAAATCTCAAGCTTTAACTTCTCTTAGTCAAACAATTAGCCGAAGATACTCCTCTTCAGAACTCAAAAATATTTTGGTAGATACTCTCACCATCTTTTGGGGTGAATGGTTAGACTTACGTGCCAGGATTGCTCAAATTGCTGCTACGGGATTAATTTCTCCTTTGATCTATATTTTTGCCTTTGGTTTAGGTTTGGGTAGTACAATTGACCGCTCGATTGAACCAAGCGCAGGAGATAATTATCTACAGTTTATTTTACCTGGAATGGTAGCCTTATCCTCGATGACCATTAGTTTTGGTGGTACTACCTTTTCTATTTGTGGAGATCGCTTATTTACTCAAACTTTTGAAGAATTATTACTATTACCAGTTCATCCGTTAGCTTTACATTTGGGGAAAATGTTGGCTGGTATTCTCCGCGGAGTAATGACTGCTACTTCAGTTATTTTGGTGGCAATTTTATTTACAGGCAAAATTGGCAGTTTTTTAAATCCTTTATTTTTAAGTTTATTAATTCTAAATTGTGCTGTTTTTGCTGGTTTAGGAGTAATTGTTGGTTTAAAGGTTAAATCTTTAGAAAGCGTAGGTTTATATAACAACTTTCTAATTGTACCGATGTCCTTTTTAGGCGGTACTTTTTTCGATCCTGCTAATTTACCAGGCTTACTCAAAGTCGTAGTTTATTGTTTACCTTTAACCTATACCAGCACTGGTTTAAGGGCTGCTGCTTATTTACCTCTATCCCAATTTCCTTGGTATTCGATTCCCATTCTGTTAATTTTTGCGATCGCTCTAGCTTGGCTTGGTGCTTACCAGTTTTCCCACCAACAAGAATAA
- a CDS encoding transcriptional regulator has protein sequence MSSLIQEQVELLKIGELQNRTGVSIKTIRYYEQLGLIKAVTRTEGGFRLFNVETIHRLALIKRAQSLGLSLQEISDILTIRDRGSLPCDQVKQQLQNKVNQIEQRIQELELLKAQLISLIKNTENLPQEVTEGVICPIIEQI, from the coding sequence ATGTCTAGCTTAATTCAAGAACAAGTAGAGTTACTGAAAATTGGTGAGTTACAAAATCGTACTGGAGTTTCGATTAAAACTATTCGTTATTATGAACAACTAGGTTTAATCAAGGCAGTAACTAGAACCGAAGGTGGATTTAGATTATTTAATGTCGAGACAATTCATCGTCTAGCTTTGATCAAACGCGCTCAAAGTTTGGGTTTAAGTTTACAAGAAATTAGTGATATTTTAACTATACGCGATCGCGGTTCTCTTCCTTGCGATCAAGTTAAACAGCAACTTCAAAATAAAGTTAATCAAATCGAACAACGAATTCAAGAGTTAGAGTTATTAAAAGCTCAATTAATTTCGTTAATAAAAAATACTGAAAATTTACCTCAAGAAGTTACTGAAGGAGTTATTTGTCCAATTATTGAGCAAATTTAA
- a CDS encoding sulfite reductase, ferredoxin dependent has product MVQTPISPDKKLSKLEGLKEKSNFLREPLATELLEDTTHFSENAVQLLKFHGSYQQDNRDNRVKGQEKDYQMMLRTRSPGGFIPAELYLTLERLSEEYGNQTLRVTTRQGFQIHGILKKNLKTTISEIVRSMGSTLGACGDLNRNVMAPPAPFKNKPEYQYAWEYANKIADLLTPQTGAYYEIWLDGEKVISAEEAEEVKAARQRNGNGTIFHDSEEPIYGKHYMPRKFKCSVTVPGDNSIDVYTHDVSLVVITNKKGKLEGFNILAGGGLGRTHNKEETFPRIADPIGYVAKEDVYDLMKAIVATQRDYGDRANRRHARMKYLLEEWGVEKFKAKVEEYFGKSITPFKDLPEWKYQDFLGWHDQGDGKLFLGISVENGRVKNEGKFQLKTALKEIIEQFHLPMRLTANHNIILYDIEPAQKQSVEKILTKRGIELNPEAIDPLVRYSMACPALPTCGLAITESERALPGIIDRLRTLLDKLGMSEENFVIRMTGCPNGCARPYMAELGFVGIVPETYQIWLGGTPDQTRLAKPYTDKMRLEDLETFFEPIFVYFKQNRQPEESFGIFCDRVGFDALRQFSANYTLGSYMETDTSKKRKFRKNQRRVSVPDELFPRLKDAAKQEGRPMNQIIAEALNDYFTKRGNN; this is encoded by the coding sequence ATGGTACAAACTCCAATTTCTCCCGACAAAAAATTGTCCAAGCTAGAAGGATTAAAAGAAAAAAGTAATTTTTTACGAGAACCTCTGGCTACCGAATTATTAGAAGATACTACTCACTTTAGTGAAAATGCCGTTCAACTCTTAAAATTTCATGGCTCTTATCAACAAGATAATCGTGATAATCGAGTCAAAGGTCAAGAAAAAGATTATCAAATGATGCTGCGTACCCGTTCGCCAGGGGGGTTTATCCCAGCAGAATTATACTTAACTTTAGAGCGACTTTCTGAAGAATACGGCAATCAGACACTGCGAGTTACTACCCGTCAAGGTTTTCAAATTCACGGCATTCTCAAAAAAAATCTCAAGACGACAATTAGTGAGATTGTTCGCAGTATGGGTTCTACTTTAGGGGCTTGTGGCGATCTCAACCGTAACGTCATGGCACCCCCTGCACCCTTTAAAAATAAGCCTGAATATCAGTATGCTTGGGAATATGCCAATAAAATTGCTGATTTACTAACTCCTCAAACAGGTGCCTATTATGAAATTTGGCTTGATGGGGAAAAAGTTATTAGTGCTGAAGAAGCTGAAGAAGTCAAAGCAGCTAGACAACGCAATGGTAATGGCACGATTTTTCATGACAGTGAAGAACCAATTTACGGTAAGCATTATATGCCCCGTAAATTTAAGTGTAGCGTCACCGTACCTGGAGATAACTCCATTGATGTCTATACCCACGATGTTAGTTTGGTAGTCATTACCAACAAAAAAGGAAAATTAGAAGGGTTTAATATTTTAGCTGGTGGTGGTTTAGGTAGAACTCACAACAAAGAAGAAACCTTCCCCCGCATAGCGGATCCGATTGGTTATGTCGCCAAAGAAGATGTTTACGACTTGATGAAGGCTATTGTCGCCACTCAAAGAGATTATGGCGATCGCGCTAACCGCCGTCATGCGAGAATGAAATATTTGCTTGAAGAGTGGGGCGTAGAGAAATTTAAAGCCAAAGTAGAAGAATATTTTGGTAAGTCAATTACACCGTTTAAAGATTTACCTGAATGGAAATATCAAGATTTTCTCGGTTGGCATGATCAAGGAGACGGCAAACTCTTTTTAGGTATTTCGGTAGAAAACGGTAGAGTTAAAAACGAAGGCAAATTTCAGCTAAAAACAGCCTTAAAAGAAATTATCGAACAATTTCATCTACCGATGCGTTTAACTGCCAATCACAATATCATTCTCTATGATATTGAACCCGCTCAAAAACAAAGCGTCGAAAAAATTCTCACCAAACGAGGAATCGAACTCAACCCTGAGGCGATCGATCCTTTAGTTCGTTATTCTATGGCTTGTCCTGCTTTACCTACTTGTGGTTTAGCAATTACCGAATCAGAACGCGCCCTACCTGGAATTATCGATCGCCTGCGTACGCTATTAGATAAGTTAGGCATGAGCGAGGAAAACTTTGTAATTCGCATGACTGGTTGCCCTAATGGTTGCGCTCGCCCTTATATGGCAGAATTAGGCTTTGTGGGTATCGTACCTGAAACCTACCAAATTTGGTTAGGAGGAACACCCGATCAAACTCGGTTAGCTAAACCCTATACCGATAAAATGCGATTAGAAGATCTAGAAACCTTCTTTGAGCCAATTTTTGTCTATTTTAAGCAAAATCGCCAACCAGAAGAAAGTTTTGGTATCTTTTGCGATCGTGTTGGGTTTGATGCCCTACGTCAATTTTCTGCAAACTACACCTTAGGAAGTTATATGGAAACAGATACTAGCAAAAAACGTAAATTCCGAAAAAACCAAAGACGAGTTAGCGTACCAGATGAGCTTTTCCCTCGCTTAAAAGATGCTGCTAAACAAGAAGGAAGACCAATGAACCAAATTATTGCTGAAGCTTTAAACGATTATTTTACGAAAAGAGGCAATAATTAG
- a CDS encoding alpha,alpha-trehalase, whose protein sequence is MDFPNATQIKAVKTYIKQTWKTLTRSQKDLLVAAKDPKINHDGNRPWLVYVSPQEDLQRIKTSLQQILSREELAKLELRILPAEPEAITEHGLLYLPHPYVVPGGRFNEMYGWDSYFIILGLLQDKEIELAKSMVEQLAYEIEHYGTILNANRTYLLTRSQPPIFTPAILKVYEHTQDRQWLQSMLPIIETYYYYWNVPPHLNPTTGLSHYAALGKGPAPEVVMSELDEQGKTHYDRVKEYYRQFKFDDYDINLYYDRDRDELTELFYQGDRSMRESGFDISNRFGPFSIDIIHYAPVCLNVLLYQMEADTARINDILGYSGAASQWRDRASLRQKRINQFLWDEEAGLYFDYNFRTDQRRQYEYATTFYPLWVGIASDEQAQRVWQNLDKFEEAGGILTSTHVSGNQWDAPFGWAPLNLIAVEGLLRYGYEEDAKRIARKFLAMTIQEFTKYGTLVEKYDVCECSSNVSDEIFFGYSSNEIGFGWTNGVVLELLKILDL, encoded by the coding sequence ATGGATTTTCCCAACGCAACCCAAATAAAAGCAGTAAAAACTTATATTAAACAAACCTGGAAAACTTTAACTCGTTCTCAAAAAGATCTTTTAGTAGCAGCAAAAGACCCGAAAATCAATCATGATGGAAATCGACCTTGGTTAGTTTATGTTTCACCTCAAGAAGATCTTCAGCGCATCAAAACATCTTTACAACAAATCCTATCTAGAGAAGAATTAGCCAAACTTGAACTACGCATCTTACCAGCCGAACCAGAAGCGATTACAGAACATGGTTTACTCTATTTGCCCCATCCTTATGTAGTTCCTGGCGGACGGTTTAATGAAATGTATGGTTGGGATAGCTACTTTATTATTTTAGGGCTGCTGCAAGACAAAGAAATCGAATTAGCCAAAAGTATGGTGGAACAGTTAGCCTATGAAATCGAGCATTACGGAACCATTCTCAATGCCAATCGTACCTATTTATTAACGCGATCGCAACCGCCGATCTTTACTCCTGCCATTCTAAAAGTCTACGAACACACTCAAGATCGACAATGGTTACAGTCGATGCTACCTATCATCGAAACTTATTATTATTACTGGAACGTACCGCCCCATCTTAATCCCACGACAGGATTATCCCATTATGCAGCTTTAGGAAAAGGTCCCGCCCCAGAAGTAGTGATGTCAGAATTAGACGAACAGGGAAAAACTCATTACGACCGTGTTAAAGAATATTATCGTCAGTTTAAATTCGATGATTATGATATCAATTTGTATTATGACCGCGATCGCGATGAATTAACTGAATTATTTTATCAAGGCGATCGCTCTATGCGAGAATCAGGATTTGATATTAGCAATCGTTTTGGTCCTTTTAGTATCGATATTATTCACTACGCACCAGTTTGTCTCAACGTCTTGCTTTATCAAATGGAAGCAGATACTGCCAGAATTAACGATATTTTAGGTTATTCAGGGGCAGCCAGCCAATGGCGCGATCGTGCTTCTTTACGGCAAAAAAGAATTAATCAATTTTTGTGGGATGAAGAAGCAGGGCTTTATTTTGATTACAACTTCCGTACAGATCAACGAAGGCAATATGAATACGCTACTACCTTTTATCCACTTTGGGTAGGTATAGCTTCTGACGAACAAGCGCAACGAGTCTGGCAAAATTTAGATAAATTTGAAGAAGCAGGAGGAATTCTGACTAGTACTCATGTTAGTGGTAACCAATGGGATGCGCCTTTTGGTTGGGCTCCTTTAAATTTGATCGCTGTAGAAGGATTACTGCGCTACGGTTACGAAGAAGACGCGAAACGTATTGCTCGCAAGTTTTTAGCTATGACAATTCAAGAATTTACCAAATACGGAACTTTAGTAGAAAAATACGACGTTTGTGAATGTTCTTCTAATGTTTCTGATGAAATCTTTTTTGGTTATAGTTCTAATGAAATTGGTTTTGGTTGGACAAATGGAGTAGTTTTAGAGTTATTGAAAATTTTAGATTTGTAG
- a CDS encoding ATP-grasp domain protein: MELLEYQAKELFREVGIPVLPSQKIAEPRELKKLQIPYPVVLKSQVRVGGRGKAGGIRFVANTIDAIAAARTIFNLSILGEYPKFILAEAQFNAEQEFFLAVVLDYDLQCPVLLGSATGGMNIELLLENLQQVVVENDFSPFLARRLAVKMGLKSQLLQSVSDVIEKMYRLFQENDLELIEINPLGVNASGQLMALDGKITVNDYAWARHQELTALNSVTQVSEIPDSTQPQWFWHDDKGKVAIICNHPDLALLTWDLVFQNKGKPACCAVISDVNSALAAPHQLSQALAQLPDLKGLKVILINILTDQATEQALLQAIAEYLELVIEPQPKSTGEERQLVANGALVRSRPTSVNKSSVNRKPLASVKFVLRLLRPKLDWFPETEPEKQVYCADNLEEAVAQAISLVKSK, from the coding sequence ATGGAATTACTTGAATATCAAGCTAAAGAATTGTTTCGCGAGGTGGGAATACCTGTTTTACCATCCCAAAAGATTGCAGAGCCTAGAGAACTCAAAAAATTACAAATTCCTTATCCTGTAGTTTTAAAATCCCAAGTAAGAGTAGGAGGAAGAGGTAAAGCTGGTGGTATTCGTTTTGTAGCTAATACCATTGATGCGATCGCTGCTGCTCGAACAATTTTTAATTTATCTATTTTGGGCGAATACCCTAAATTTATTCTTGCAGAAGCTCAATTCAACGCAGAGCAGGAGTTTTTTCTGGCAGTTGTGTTGGATTACGATCTTCAATGTCCCGTATTGTTGGGTTCGGCAACGGGAGGAATGAATATTGAACTGTTATTAGAAAATTTACAGCAAGTTGTCGTTGAGAATGATTTCTCTCCTTTTTTGGCTCGTCGTTTAGCTGTCAAAATGGGACTTAAATCCCAATTGCTTCAATCTGTTAGTGATGTAATTGAAAAAATGTATCGTCTCTTTCAGGAAAACGATTTGGAGTTAATTGAAATTAATCCTTTGGGAGTTAATGCTTCGGGTCAGTTAATGGCTCTCGATGGCAAAATTACGGTCAATGATTATGCTTGGGCAAGACATCAAGAGTTAACTGCTTTAAACTCAGTTACTCAAGTCTCAGAAATACCTGATTCTACTCAACCACAATGGTTTTGGCATGATGATAAAGGTAAAGTAGCGATTATTTGTAATCATCCAGATCTGGCTTTATTAACCTGGGATTTAGTTTTTCAAAATAAAGGAAAACCAGCTTGTTGTGCGGTGATTTCAGATGTTAACTCTGCTTTAGCTGCACCTCACCAACTAAGCCAAGCTTTAGCTCAATTACCTGATCTTAAAGGGCTTAAAGTAATTTTAATTAATATTTTGACCGACCAAGCAACCGAGCAGGCTTTACTTCAAGCGATCGCTGAATATTTAGAGCTTGTAATTGAACCACAACCTAAATCGACTGGAGAAGAAAGACAATTAGTCGCTAATGGTGCATTAGTTCGTTCTCGACCTACTTCAGTTAATAAATCTTCTGTCAATCGCAAACCTTTGGCTTCGGTAAAATTTGTTTTGCGTTTGCTTCGTCCTAAACTAGATTGGTTTCCAGAAACAGAACCAGAAAAACAGGTTTATTGCGCAGACAATTTAGAAGAGGCTGTCGCTCAAGCAATTAGTTTGGTTAAATCTAAATAA